The following proteins are encoded in a genomic region of Emys orbicularis isolate rEmyOrb1 chromosome 19, rEmyOrb1.hap1, whole genome shotgun sequence:
- the BEST2 gene encoding LOW QUALITY PROTEIN: bestrophin-2 (The sequence of the model RefSeq protein was modified relative to this genomic sequence to represent the inferred CDS: deleted 1 base in 1 codon), producing MTVTYTARVANARFGGFYKLLLLWRGSIYKLLYKEFLAFFVTYLGLSLTYRFVLAEDQKRYFEKLVIYCDNYANLIPVSFVLGFYVTLVVNRWWSQYSCMPMPDRLMCAISGSVHGGDERGRLYRRTLMRYSSLSAVLILRSVSTAVFKRFPTIDHVVEAGFMTREERKKYENLSSSYNKYWIPCVWFTNLAAQARKEGRVRDNCALKMLMEELNQFRANCSMLFHYDWISVPLVYTQVVTIAVYSFFVACLIGRQFLDPVQGYEGHDLDLCVPVFTLLQFFFYVGWLKVAEQLINPFGEDDDDFETNLLIDRNFQVSMMAVDEMYDDLPLLEKDRYWDASNPRAPYTAATVFLLHQPSFQGSTFDMTLPKEDMQFQPLEEIEEGLEPSRHVPLHLLNRLLATGPTPGSFGRRLSLLRRKNSCVSEASTSYSCLCQDTQSTDCSCGPPARRLPLSEVPFAPEQRGWEGGEEAGPRAPGSHEEALAEESDLARRSQVSLLHPDGAAPVAGGFPSPQDVGPLVDTSFLPQPGAAQEPPARSAPPSAGYRPWLQNRIEEETMA from the exons ATGACCGTCACCTACACGGCCCGCGTGGCCAACGCCCGTTTCGGGGGCTTCTacaaactgctgctgctctggcgtGGGAGCATCTACAAGCTGCTGTACAAGGAGTTCCTGGCCTTCTTCGTCACCTACCTGGGGCTCAGCCTGACCTACCG CTTTGTCCTGGCCGAGGATCAGAAACGCTACTTTGAGAAACTGGTGATTTACTGCGACAACTACGCCAACCTGATCCCCGTCTCCTTCGTGCTGG GCTTCTACGTCACGCTGGTGGTGAACCGGTGGTGGAGCCAGTACAGCTGCATGCCCATGCCCGACCGCCTGATGTGCGCCATCTCCGGCTCCGTGCACGGCGGGGACGAGCGAGGCCGGCTCTACCGCCGCACCCTGATGCGCTACAGCAGCCTCTCGGCCGTGCTCATCCTGCGCTCCGTCAGCACCGCCGTCTTCAAGCGCTTCCCCACCATCGACCACGTGGTGGAGGCAG GCTTCATGACCCgggaggagaggaagaaataCGAGAACCTGAGCTCGTCCTACAACAAATACTGGATCCCCTGCGTCTGGTTCACCAACCTGGCGGCCCAGGCTCGCAAGGAGGGGCGCGTCCGGGACAACTGTGCCCTCAAGATGCTGATGGAG GAGCTGAATCAGTTCCGTGCGAACTGCAGCATGTTGTTCCACTACGACTGGATCAGCGTCCCCCTGGTCTACACGCAG GTGGTGACCATCGCCGTGTACAGCTTCTTCGTGGCCTGTCTGATCGGGCGTCAGTTCCTGGACCCAGTCCAGGGCTACGAGGGCCACGACCTGGACCTGTGTGTGCCGGTCTTCACCCTGCTGCAGTTCTTCTTCTACGTGGGCTGGCTCAAG GTGGCCGAGCAGCTGATCAACCCCTTTGGGGAGGACGACGACGACTTCGAAACCAACCTGCTGATTGACCGCAActtccag gtctCCATGATGGCGGTGGACGAGATGTACGACGACCTGCCCCTGCTGGAGAAGGACCGTTACTGGGACGCCTCCAACCCCCGCGCCCCCTACACGGCGGCCACCGTCTTCCTGCTGCACCAGCCGTCGTTCCAGGGCTCCACCTTCGACATGAC GCTGCCCAAGGAGGACATGCAGTTCCAGCCGCTGGAGGAAATCGAGGAggggctggagccaagccggcacgtccccctgcacctcctgaaCCGGCTGCTGGCCACGGGGCCCACCCCAGGCAGCTTCGGCCGGCGCCTCTCCCTGCTGCGCCGGAAGAATAGCTGCGTCTCCGAGGCTTCCACCTCCTACAGCTGCCTGTGCCAGGACACGCAGAGCACGGACTGCAGCTGTGGGCCCCCCGCCCGCCGCCTGCCCCTCAGCGAGGTCCCCTTCGCCccggagcagcggggctgggaggggggtgaggaagccgggccccgggccccaggcAGCCACGAGGAGGCCTTGGCCGAGGAGTCGGACCTTGCCCGGCGGTCCCAGGTCTCCTTGCTTCACCCCGACGGCGCCGCCCCTGTGGCCGGCGGCTTCCCTTCGCCACAGGACGTGGGGCCCCTTGTGGACACGTCCTTCCTCCCGCAGCCAGGAGCCGCCCAGGAGCCCCCCGCCCGCAGC GCCCCCCCCAGTGCCGGCTACCGCCCCTGGCTGCAGAACCGCATCGAGGAGGAGACGATGGCGTGA